CGAACGCCAACACGCTTACCGTCAATGTCGCCGCCAGGAGCGCGAACCGTGCGTTGCCGCGCTCCCGGAACGAACGTTCCGCGCGCTGCGCGTTCATCAGCGCGCGCACGATGAAAAACAGCATGATCATCAGGCCGACTGACCCGGCCTCGGCGCCGATTTGCAGGTAGAAATTGTGCGGACCGTAATAGACGGGGTTCCAGCCGAGGTACTTCACCATCCATCGCAGCATTTGCGACGTGTCGGTATTTTCGTCGTAGAACCGCGGGCCGAAACCGGCGAGGCCGATTCCCATGACGGGGAATTCCTGCATGTACTGCCAGGCGTACTGTTGGAGTTCGAGGCGCGCGGCGGTCGATTCGCTGCGCGAATAGGTCGAGAAGTCGATGACACGTTCCTTATATGCCGCGGGCAATGCGAACCACGCCAACAGCAGGGCGACCGCCAGGGCGCACACCCGTTGCGGCGTGAGTTTCACCGAACGTTTCGCCAACAGCACCAGGACGACAAGCACGCCCACGACCATTCCGAGGCGCGTGAACGTTAGAATCAAGGCGGCCAGTTCCACAATCGTAATGGCGGCGACGAACAGCCGTCCGTTTCGCGTAGTGCGCGTGGAATACCAATAGACGTTGAGCGGCATGACCATCAGCAGCGTGAATGCGAGCCAGTTCGAGTGGCCGGTGCCACCCGTCACACGGACGGCCCCGCCCGATGCCGTGCCTTCCGGATCGATAAACGCCAGGTCCGATCCCGACGCTATTCCTTCCAAGCCGGCAATGCCGGTGAACTGCAGCGACGGCATCAGGTATTGCATGATGGCGTACACGCCCATCGCTCCCGCGCAGGACACGATGACGATCACAAAGTTGTGCAGCTTGTCGCGCGTGTCGAGCACGTGGATGGCGAAAATGAAGAACGCCACGAAGTTCAGCATGCGCGTCCACTCGGGAAGCTGCACGCGCCAGATGAGCGAATAGCTGATCCCCACCAGCGACCACGCCGCGAAGGCCAACACAGCCCACACTTCCCAGCCGAGCCGCAGGCGCTTGCCGGTCGAAAACGTGTTAAACAGCCACGCCGCCAACGCCGCCATGCCGCAGAGTTTGGCCGCGGCGCCAGGCAACATGATGGGCGACCCGCCCACCGGTAGTGCGATGCCGGAGAGAAGGAGGAGGATGGTTGTCAGGTAGAGGCCGCGCACGGGTTCGCGCAGAAACACCAGAAAGAAATAGAGGCCGATAATCGCGGCGATGGCCCACGTGCCCGCCGCCACCACGG
The genomic region above belongs to Candidatus Hydrogenedentota bacterium and contains:
- a CDS encoding O-antigen ligase family protein; translation: MTIGLVIVLGLALAIAVVAAGTWAIAAIIGLYFFLVFLREPVRGLYLTTILLLLSGIALPVGGSPIMLPGAAAKLCGMAALAAWLFNTFSTGKRLRLGWEVWAVLAFAAWSLVGISYSLIWRVQLPEWTRMLNFVAFFIFAIHVLDTRDKLHNFVIVIVSCAGAMGVYAIMQYLMPSLQFTGIAGLEGIASGSDLAFIDPEGTASGGAVRVTGGTGHSNWLAFTLLMVMPLNVYWYSTRTTRNGRLFVAAITIVELAALILTFTRLGMVVGVLVVLVLLAKRSVKLTPQRVCALAVALLLAWFALPAAYKERVIDFSTYSRSESTAARLELQQYAWQYMQEFPVMGIGLAGFGPRFYDENTDTSQMLRWMVKYLGWNPVYYGPHNFYLQIGAEAGSVGLMIMLFFIVRALMNAQRAERSFRERGNARFALLAATLTVSVLAFVFCGLFLHALQQKIWWMVFAAAAALPYVATHGSGRTFEGEDPEYD